The following are encoded in a window of Thermus thermamylovorans genomic DNA:
- a CDS encoding menaquinone biosynthesis decarboxylase — translation MFRNLRAYLEALERRGELRRVRVPVSSELEITEIADRMVKGGGPALLFEQVVGKDFPVAIGLFGTRERTAFALGVKDLDELARKVEVLLELKPGTGGLSALLGLLPKLPLLKGFFPRRVAKAPVQEVVLRGEEVDLSRLPVLKCWPQDAGPFLTLPLVITKDPETGELNLGMYRMQVLDRRSTAMHWQLHKVGRRHLEKAKRLGKRLEVAVALGGDPVLTYAATAPLPPLPGVSEFHLAGFLRGAPIELARGVTVDLPVPAEAEFVLEGYVDPEEPPVVEGPFGDHTGFYTLPDLYPRFHVTAITHRRRAVYPATIVGMPPMEDAYLIEASERLFLPPLRLILPEVADYHMPPEGIAHNWVNVAMRKEYPGQAYKAAYGMLGLGQMMFAKVIVAVDADVPVKPGFATLLKALEHTLPGRDTLLLRGPIDVLDHSARAFAFGGKLLLDGTRKLPEEGGEVPFTPRAHAELPGDPEALAQRQWPGVWGVALRKERPGQAFCLAERLLRTPQSEGIRLLLLADHDTALTPEELLWAVLNNIDPERDARVMEGVAGPVLVLDGTRKLPEEGFQRGWPQRILMDEEVKARVAARWEAYGL, via the coding sequence GTGTTTAGGAACCTCCGCGCCTACCTGGAAGCCCTGGAGAGGCGGGGCGAGCTCAGGCGGGTGAGGGTGCCCGTCAGCAGCGAGCTGGAGATCACCGAGATCGCCGACCGCATGGTGAAGGGGGGCGGCCCCGCCCTCCTCTTCGAGCAGGTGGTGGGGAAAGACTTTCCCGTGGCCATCGGCCTCTTCGGCACCCGGGAGCGCACCGCCTTCGCCCTGGGGGTGAAGGACCTGGACGAGCTCGCCAGGAAGGTGGAGGTCCTCCTGGAGCTGAAGCCCGGCACGGGGGGGCTTTCCGCCCTCCTGGGCCTCCTCCCCAAGCTCCCCCTCCTCAAGGGCTTCTTCCCCCGCCGCGTGGCCAAGGCGCCCGTGCAGGAGGTGGTCCTCCGCGGCGAAGAGGTGGACCTAAGCCGCCTCCCCGTCCTCAAGTGCTGGCCCCAGGACGCCGGGCCCTTCCTCACCCTGCCCCTGGTCATCACCAAGGACCCGGAGACCGGGGAGCTCAACCTGGGCATGTACCGCATGCAGGTCCTGGACCGGAGGAGCACCGCCATGCACTGGCAGCTCCACAAGGTGGGCCGCCGCCACCTGGAGAAGGCCAAAAGACTGGGGAAAAGGCTAGAGGTGGCCGTGGCCCTGGGGGGGGACCCCGTCCTCACCTACGCCGCTACCGCCCCCCTCCCCCCCTTGCCGGGGGTGAGCGAGTTCCACCTGGCGGGGTTCCTGCGGGGGGCGCCCATCGAGCTCGCCCGGGGGGTGACGGTGGACCTCCCCGTGCCCGCGGAGGCGGAGTTCGTCCTCGAGGGCTACGTGGACCCGGAGGAACCCCCGGTGGTGGAGGGGCCCTTCGGGGACCACACGGGCTTCTACACCCTCCCCGACCTCTACCCCCGCTTCCACGTGACCGCCATCACCCACCGCCGGAGGGCGGTCTACCCCGCCACCATCGTGGGCATGCCCCCCATGGAGGACGCCTACCTCATCGAGGCCAGCGAGCGGCTCTTCCTGCCCCCCCTGAGGCTCATCCTCCCCGAGGTGGCCGACTACCACATGCCCCCCGAGGGCATTGCCCACAACTGGGTGAACGTGGCCATGAGGAAGGAGTACCCGGGGCAGGCCTACAAGGCGGCCTACGGGATGCTGGGCCTGGGGCAGATGATGTTCGCCAAGGTGATCGTGGCGGTGGACGCGGATGTCCCCGTGAAGCCCGGCTTCGCCACGCTTCTAAAGGCCCTGGAGCACACCCTGCCCGGGCGGGACACCCTTCTCCTCCGGGGGCCTATAGACGTCCTGGACCACAGCGCCCGGGCCTTCGCCTTCGGGGGGAAGCTCCTCCTCGACGGCACCCGCAAGCTCCCCGAGGAGGGGGGAGAGGTGCCCTTTACCCCCCGGGCCCACGCCGAGCTCCCCGGGGATCCGGAGGCCCTGGCCCAAAGGCAGTGGCCCGGGGTCTGGGGGGTGGCCCTGCGCAAGGAGCGGCCCGGCCAGGCCTTCTGCCTGGCGGAAAGGCTCCTAAGGACTCCCCAGAGCGAGGGCATCCGCCTCCTGCTCCTCGCCGACCACGACACCGCCCTCACCCCCGAGGAGCTCCTTTGGGCGGTGCTCAACAACATCGACCCCGAGCGGGACGCCCGGGTGATGGAGGGGGTGGCAGGGCCCGTCTTGGTCCTGGACGGCACCCGGAAGCTCCCCGAGGAGGGCTTCCAGAGGGGCTGGCCCCAGCGCATCCTTATGGACGAAGAGGTGAAGGCCCGGGTGGCGGCGCGGTGGGAGGCGTACGGCCTCTGA
- a CDS encoding HD-GYP domain-containing protein: protein MPRVLVVDDDPLQRLLLVRALGPLGLEVREARNGQEALDLLGDGLPQVVVTDVHMPVMGGLELTRHLKALDPLLPVILLTADREREVRLKGIEAGADDFLNRPLDLAELRLRVKGHLERRGLQERLEDLERALLALVRAVEARDAYTAGHGERVAQYALWAAEELGAKAAELEDLRVGALLHDVGKIGLPDPILRGAHPLTEEAWRLIRQHPVKGEEILRPLRAYPRLRPYVRWHHERLDGSGYPDGLTEVPLLVQAVSVADIYDALTSGRAYLAPLGPEGALAALEAEVRGGRLSREAVRAFRSGLLRHRLLRPGH, encoded by the coding sequence ATGCCAAGGGTTCTGGTGGTGGACGACGATCCCCTGCAGCGCCTCCTCCTTGTGCGCGCCCTAGGTCCCCTGGGGCTGGAGGTGCGGGAGGCCAGGAACGGCCAAGAGGCCCTAGACCTCCTTGGGGATGGGCTTCCCCAGGTAGTGGTCACCGATGTGCACATGCCCGTCATGGGGGGATTGGAGCTCACCCGCCACCTCAAGGCCCTGGACCCCCTTCTGCCCGTCATCCTGCTCACCGCCGACAGGGAGCGGGAGGTGCGCCTCAAGGGTATCGAGGCTGGGGCCGACGACTTTCTGAACCGTCCCCTGGACCTCGCGGAGCTCCGCCTGCGGGTGAAGGGTCACCTGGAGCGGAGGGGTTTGCAGGAGCGCTTGGAGGACCTGGAGCGGGCTCTCTTGGCCCTGGTGCGGGCGGTGGAGGCCAGGGACGCCTACACCGCAGGCCACGGGGAGCGGGTGGCCCAGTACGCCCTGTGGGCGGCGGAGGAGCTGGGGGCCAAGGCGGCGGAGCTCGAGGACCTGCGGGTGGGGGCCCTTCTCCACGACGTGGGCAAGATCGGCCTCCCCGACCCCATCCTCCGGGGGGCCCACCCCCTCACCGAGGAGGCGTGGCGCCTCATCCGCCAGCACCCGGTGAAGGGGGAGGAGATCCTCCGCCCCTTGCGGGCCTACCCCCGGCTCAGGCCCTACGTGCGCTGGCACCACGAGCGGCTGGACGGCTCCGGCTACCCCGATGGCCTCACCGAGGTGCCCCTCCTGGTCCAGGCGGTGAGCGTTGCCGACATCTACGACGCCCTTACCAGCGGACGCGCCTACCTCGCCCCCCTGGGGCCGGAGGGAGCCTTGGCGGCCCTAGAGGCTGAGGTGCGCGGGGGCAGGCTTTCCCGGGAGGCGGTGCGGGCCTTCAGGAGCGGTCTCCTGCGCCATCGCCTCCTGAGGCCTGGCCACTAA
- the trmB gene encoding tRNA (guanosine(46)-N7)-methyltransferase TrmB — MLVRPALLPHWPPRPEDLFGRKGSLVVEVGFGDGRFTAELARAHPERLILGAEVSAASVLRALRRMRREGLGNVRLYHGTGPFALRNLVPPRGLLQVIVNFPDPWPKERHQKRRLLRESFFRRLSTRLVEGGELLLTTDHEAYFRFALEAGQRTGLYRVEVRPPPEAHLRTKYAQKWREAGRAFFHAAFIKVAEDPEPWPPTRRYAVAHALLQGELPPTLALGKGPVPVRGGVAVFLDVAQGEGGFYVLTRVEEEDLTQDLLLEVRRSAQGVYAGVGRFGSPLVTEGVREAVRALVRRLEATGLRVLQDHT; from the coding sequence GTGCTGGTGCGTCCCGCCCTGCTCCCCCACTGGCCGCCGAGGCCCGAGGACCTCTTCGGCCGAAAGGGGTCCCTGGTGGTGGAGGTAGGCTTTGGGGACGGGCGCTTCACGGCGGAGCTGGCCCGGGCCCATCCGGAGCGGCTCATCCTGGGGGCCGAGGTCTCGGCGGCGAGCGTCCTCCGGGCCCTCAGGCGGATGCGCCGGGAGGGCTTGGGGAACGTGCGTCTTTACCACGGGACGGGCCCCTTCGCCCTGCGCAACCTGGTGCCCCCCAGAGGCCTCCTCCAGGTCATCGTCAACTTCCCCGACCCCTGGCCCAAGGAGCGGCACCAAAAGAGGCGCCTCCTCCGGGAGAGCTTTTTCCGCAGGCTTTCCACCCGGCTCGTGGAGGGAGGGGAGCTCCTCCTCACCACGGACCACGAGGCCTACTTCCGCTTCGCCCTGGAGGCAGGGCAGAGGACCGGGCTCTACCGGGTGGAGGTGCGCCCTCCCCCGGAAGCCCACCTGCGCACCAAGTACGCCCAGAAGTGGCGGGAAGCGGGCCGGGCCTTCTTCCACGCCGCCTTCATCAAGGTGGCGGAGGACCCCGAACCCTGGCCCCCCACGAGGAGGTACGCCGTGGCCCATGCGCTTTTGCAAGGGGAGCTCCCCCCGACCCTGGCCCTGGGAAAGGGCCCTGTCCCGGTGCGGGGTGGCGTGGCGGTCTTTCTGGATGTGGCCCAAGGCGAGGGCGGTTTCTACGTCCTCACCCGGGTGGAGGAGGAGGACCTGACCCAGGACCTCCTCCTGGAGGTGCGCCGGAGCGCCCAGGGGGTATACGCGGGGGTGGGCCGCTTTGGGAGCCCCTTGGTCACCGAGGGGGTAAGGGAAGCGGTGCGAGCCCTGGTGAGGAGGCTGGAGGCAACCGGGCTGAGGGTGCTCCAGGACCACACCTGA
- a CDS encoding MalY/PatB family protein, translating into MVLPPRKESLKWGTYPEDVLPLWVADMDFPVAEPVRRALRERAESFLGYPPREGDAGLKALLLEKAGLEGEVAFLPGVVAGLYGAVAAFTAPGQGVLTQVPIYPPFLAAIREQRRTVLANPLQETEGGYRLDMAGLERLAYASRLLLFCHPHNPTGRVFTEEELAALAAIARRHDLIVVSDELHAPLAYERPHLPLARFLPERTLTLLGPGKAYNLAGLPLGAAVGPKPLVEALRRHLAPTFPNVLAMAAWKAALEEGEAWLREVRGRLKANRDRVAAWARAAGLGHFPPEGTYLAWLKTPVPKAAAFFLREARVALNPGENFGEGYDRYVRLNFATYPEVLEEALRRLEKALQKV; encoded by the coding sequence ATGGTCCTTCCTCCCCGTAAGGAGTCCCTGAAGTGGGGCACCTATCCCGAGGACGTGCTGCCCCTATGGGTGGCGGACATGGACTTCCCCGTGGCCGAGCCTGTGCGCCGGGCCCTGAGGGAGCGGGCGGAGAGCTTTCTGGGCTACCCGCCCCGGGAAGGGGACGCAGGGCTCAAGGCCCTCCTCTTGGAGAAGGCGGGCCTGGAGGGGGAGGTGGCCTTCCTTCCGGGGGTGGTGGCGGGGCTTTACGGGGCGGTGGCCGCCTTCACCGCCCCTGGACAGGGGGTCCTCACCCAGGTACCCATCTACCCCCCCTTCCTGGCCGCCATCCGCGAGCAGAGGCGCACCGTCCTGGCCAACCCCCTGCAGGAGACCGAAGGGGGCTATCGCCTGGACATGGCGGGGCTGGAGCGCCTGGCCTACGCCAGCCGGCTCCTCCTTTTCTGTCACCCCCATAACCCCACGGGCCGGGTCTTCACGGAGGAGGAGCTTGCGGCCCTGGCGGCCATAGCCCGCCGCCACGACCTCATCGTGGTCTCCGACGAACTCCATGCCCCCCTGGCCTACGAAAGGCCCCACCTGCCCCTCGCCCGCTTCCTCCCCGAACGCACCCTCACCCTCCTGGGCCCGGGGAAGGCCTACAACCTGGCGGGCCTGCCCTTGGGGGCGGCGGTGGGGCCTAAGCCCCTGGTGGAGGCCCTGCGGCGCCACCTCGCCCCTACCTTTCCCAACGTCCTGGCCATGGCCGCCTGGAAGGCAGCCCTGGAGGAGGGGGAGGCCTGGCTGCGGGAGGTCCGGGGGCGCCTCAAGGCCAACCGGGACCGGGTGGCCGCCTGGGCCCGGGCGGCGGGCCTGGGCCACTTTCCCCCGGAGGGCACCTATCTGGCCTGGCTCAAGACTCCCGTCCCTAAGGCCGCGGCCTTCTTCCTGAGGGAGGCCCGGGTGGCCCTGAACCCCGGGGAGAACTTCGGCGAGGGGTACGACCGCTACGTGCGCCTCAACTTCGCCACCTACCCCGAGGTGTTGGAGGAGGCTCTCCGGCGCCTGGAGAAAGCCTTGCAGAAGGTTTAG